The genomic stretch GCCAACAGTATGTTCTATAATGTGGCAGGATCCAATAATACGGCTGTAGGATACCAGAGCCTTCTTACGAACGACAGTGCCAGTGGTAATACAGCCATTGGCCGGCACAGCATGTATTCGCATAAACGAAATGCGAATAATACAGCGATCGGGTTTGAATCAATGCAACTCGATTCTGCCGGCGCAAACAATACGGCTGCAGGCTGGAGGGCTTTAAGGAATAATAAGACGGGGGTAGAAAATGTGGCACTGGGTGTAGGTGCCCTGGAAGCAACCAGCGCCGGGTCTTATAATGTAGCAGTAGGCAGAAGCGCTGCCTTTTTTACCGATACGGTTGACTTCACCACTTCTGTCGGCCACGCCGCTGCAGCCTATAACCTGCGTGAAAGGATCACCGCCGTTGGTGCCTATGCGGGGTACACGAATGCATACAGTTCCACCGACATCACCCAGGGAGCAGAAAATACTGCCATTGGGTATGCAGCGCTTACCGGGAATGCGTTTGGAAGCAAGAACGTGGCGATCGGGTATAAAGCGGGTGCCATTTTTGAACCGGGTTCATATTCCGGAACTGCCCCGTCGAGAAATGTTGCCATTGGCGATTCGGCCTACCAGCAGGGCCGGGGTAATGATGTAGTGGCTATCGGTTACCGTGCATTGAGCAAAAGCACCACCAATCATCACCAAAGCGTGGCTGTGGGAAGCCGTGCATTGATGAATGCGACCGCCACGTATCCAAATACTGCAGTGGGTTACTCCAGCCAGGACAGCGCTATTACGGGGGGTGCCAATACCTCTTTAGGGAGCTATTCCCTGATGAGTAATAAAACAGGGGGAAATAATACCGCCATCGGCAATGCCGCCATGATGGAGGCATATAATCCTGCAGGATTGAATTACCCGTTCGATAATACGGCCGTTGGCAATGATGCATTACGGTTTACCCGTTATTACGGACACGTAGCCATGGGTGCAGGCGCCTTGCGTAATGATACATCGGGGGTTTATAACACCGCCGTTGGCTATCTGTCCATGTACAACAACCTCAGCGGCACGGTAAACACAGCACTGGGAACAAGCGCACTCCGCAGTAATATTACCGGTGGAGGAAATACTGCTTTAGGTACCAATGCCATGTACTATCACAAGATCAATAACTACAATACAGCCATTGGTTACGAATCCATGATCATGGATTCGGCAGGCACCTTGAACACCGCCATGGGCTGGAGGTCGCTGCGCTATAATATCCAGGGCTCAGAAAATACGGCATTGGGTGTTGGGGCGCTGGAATTTACCGACAGCGCTTACGGCAATACTGCAGTAGGCCGCGGTGCCATGCTCGGCACGTTCAACAACACCACCAACCTGGCATACAACACCGTAATGGGATTTTATGCCGGAGCTCAAATGGACAGTGTGTACGAAGTAACCGCAATCGGTACGCAGGCTGGCTATAACAACCGGGGATATCAAAATACGTTCATCGGCGCTAATTCCGGCGTCGGCTTCAGCGGATCCAACCTGACCGGTATTGAAAATACCGGGCTGGGCGCCTATACATTAAGCTATAACAATACCGGCAAGAGCAATACAGGAGTTGGTTTAGGTGCTCTTTACGGCAACCGCACCGGGAACGGAAGCGTGGCCGTGGGTACCCGGGCATTGGCCAATGGAAACAGTTACAGTTATAATATTGCCATCGGCGACAGCGCCATGTATGGGAACAATGCAAGCAATAACCTGGCAATAGGAACTTTTGCCATGCGGTTCAATAATACCGGTACCCCTAATACTGCCGTGGGTAATTATGCCATGGAAAACAACCTCACGGGAAATTTGAATACCGCCCTGGGATACCAGGCACTGAATGCCAATACCGCCGCCCATGAAGTTTCTGCAGTGGGTTACAGGGCATTGGCAAATTATACCTCCACCGGATCAACCTGGAACACGGCATTGGGAAGTTTAGCCGGTGAAAATTTTACTACGGGAACACAAAATGTAATGATCGGTACCTGGGCCATGAGAAACCATCTAACGGGAATCAGGAACACCGCTGTTGGTAATGTAGCGCTGCATAATGGAGCAACCGGGGATGGCAACACGGCTATAGGAGATAATTCCCTGCTGAACACCAGTGGAAATAATAATGTGGGCCTCGGAAGGGATGCAGGAAATAATATCAGTTCAGGTTCAAACAATACACTGATGGGATATGTCTCTGATGTTTCCGTTGGTACCCTTATCAACGCAACGGCTGTTGGTGCAAATGCGCTTGTATCACAAAATAACAGCATGGTCTTGGGAAGTATCAATGGTTTGAACAGCGCAACAGCCACGGTAAATGTAGGTATTGGCGAAACATCTCCCAATGCACGCCTGCACATTACCCGCAATGGGGCAAGCGGGGGTACTTATCATGTCAGTTCTTCTTTGATCATTGAAGACAATACCAGTTCATACATACAACTCACTAATCCCAATGCAAACGAAACGGGCATCCTTTCGGGCAACGCTTCAAATTTTATCAGGAGTGCCTTCATTTTTGCCTCCGACAGCACGCTTCGTTTAAGGGCAGGCGGAAATATAAACAGGATGATAGTTGATAACAATGGAAATGTTGGTATTGGTACAATGACCCCTGCTTACCAGTTGGAATTATCTACCAACTCGGCGGGTAAACCACTTAGCAATGCCTGGACTATCAGTTCTGATGAACGCCTGAAAACAATTGATGGAAATTATACGAAAGGGTGGCAGATATTTTAAAACTCAATACGATCAAATATCATTATGCTCCCGGTAATGCAAGGAACCTGCCTACAGAAGAACAGGGCTATGGTTTCTCTGCCCAGGAAGTGCAAAAGGTTTTTCCGGAAGCGGTAAAAACAGGAAAGGATGGTTACCTGAACTTTGACATTCACCCGATTCTTGTTTCATACATCAATGCCTTCAAAGAACAGCAG from Chitinophagaceae bacterium encodes the following:
- a CDS encoding tail fiber domain-containing protein, which encodes MADILKLNTIKYHYAPGNARNLPTEEQGYGFSAQEVQKVFPEAVKTGKDGYLNFDIHPILVSYINAFKEQQQQIEDLKKKNEKLEKDMQLIRAKLGINN